A region of Vigna radiata var. radiata cultivar VC1973A chromosome 10, Vradiata_ver6, whole genome shotgun sequence DNA encodes the following proteins:
- the LOC106775915 gene encoding beta-glucosidase 47, protein MESLFALSFSLTILLGWVAAADFVSPSSPFPANFLFGTASSSYQIEGAYLTDGKGLNNWDVFTHKPGTITDGSNGDVADDHYHRYKEDVDLIEDIGVNSYRFSISWARILPKGRFGKVNWAGIDYYNSLIDTVLSRGIEPFVTISHYDIPQELQQRYEGWLSPEIEKDFKYYAEICFKNFGDRVKYWITFNEPNVAFICGYRKGLWPPGRCSGSFGNCTCGGDSEREPLIAGSNLLLSHATAVHLYRTKYQKNQGGRIGVAMNTKWFEPISNSSEDKKAAERAQSFYMNWFLDPLILGEYPREMREILGEYLPPLPYKLGKVKPAIDFIGVNHYTSYFVKDCIHSVCEPGDGSTRTEGFALTSPKMNGISIGEPTTLEWLYVYPQGMEKIVTYIKERYNNIPMFITENGVGMKENLNLTTKEMINDMERVEYLRAYLDSLATAIRKGADVRGYFVWSFLDNFEWTHGSSIRFGLHRVDYDTLDRTPRMSASWYKNFIALHATKPPHTQE, encoded by the exons ATGGAATCACTCTTTGCACTAAGCTTCTCTCTCACCATTCTCTTGGGATGGGTTGCTGCTGCTGATTTTGTATCCCCTTCATCTCCATTTCCAGCAAACTTTCTTTTCGGAACTGCATCTTCTTCGTATCAG ATTGAGGGAGCTTACTTGACTGATGGAAAGGGGCTAAATAACTGGGATGTTTTCACTCACAAGCCAG GAACTATAACTGATGGAAGTAACGGCGATGTTGCTGATGATCATTACCATCGTTATAAG GAAGATGTGGATCTTATTGAGGACATTGGAGTCAACAGTTATCGCTTCTCAATATCATGGGCCAGAATTCTGCCCA AGGGGAGATTCGGCAAAGTGAATTGGGCTGGCATTGATTACTATAACAGTCTAATTGACACAGTTCTCTCAAGAG GAATAGAACCTTTTGTCACGATATCACATTATGATATTCCTCAAGAACTTCAGCAAAGATACGAAGGTTGGCTAAGTCCTGAGATTGA GAAGGATTTCAAGTATTATGCAGAGATATGCTTCAAGAACTTCGGTGACAGAGTGAAATACTGGATCACATTTAATGAACCAAACGTTGCATTTATTTGTGGCTATAGAAAAGGGTTATGGCCTCCTGGTCGTTGTTCTGGTTCATTTGGGAATTGCACCTGTGGTGGGGACTCAGAAAGGGAACCTTTAATTGCAGGTTCTAACCTTCTCTTATCCCATGCCACTGCTGTTCATCTCTACAGAACCAAATATCAG AAAAATCAAGGAGGGAGAATTGGAGTTGCCATGAATACTAAATGGTTTGAACCCATCAGCAACTCCTCAGAAGACAAGAAAGCTGCGGAGCGAGCTCAATCATTTTACATGAATTG GTTTTTAGACCCACTTATCCTAGGGGAGTATCCAAGGGAAATGCGTGAAATATTGGGAGAATATCTCCCACCACTCCCATATAAACTGGGAAAAGTGAAGCCTGCAATAGATTTCATTGGAGTAAACCACTATACTAGTTACTTTGTAAAGGACTGCATCCACTCAGTGTGTGAACCGGGAGACGGGTCCACAAGGACAGAAGGTTTTGCTCTAACATCGCCTAAAATGAATGGCATTAGCATTGGAGAACcg ACTACACTTGAGTGGTTGTATGTTTACCCACAAGGCATGGAGAAGATTGTGACTTACATTAAGGAGAGGTACAACAATATACCAATGTTCATTACTGAAAATG GAGTTGGGATGAAAGAGAACCTCAACCTCACCACTAAAGAAATGATCAATGACATGGAAAGAGTGGAATACTTGCGTGCTTACTTGGATTCCTTGGCAACAGCAATAAG GAAAGGAGCAGACGTGAGAGGGTACTTTGTGTGGTCTTTTCTTGACAACTTTGAGTGGACTCATGGATCGTCAATAAGGTTTGGACTTCATCGTGTGGACTATGATACTCTGGACAGGACTCCAAGAATGTCTGCTTCTTGGTACAAAAACTTCATTGCTCTTCATGCCACCAAACCTCCACATACTCAAGAATGA
- the LOC106775916 gene encoding glucose-6-phosphate/phosphate translocator 2, chloroplastic: MISLTKCSASSLTCSSFSTRKLPLARPQLLTLPTINNVEQSTNPSRLCSQKPLYLSSTESLALVKRKRVTECQAYEADRSRPIEINIELPGEDAAQRAKIGVYFATWWALNVVFNIYNKKVLNAFPYPWLTSTLSLAAGSLMMLISWATRVAEVPKVNFDFWKALFPVAVAHTIGHVAATVSMSKVAVSFTHIIKSGEPAFSVLVSRFLLGEAFPMPVYLSLVPIIGGCALAAVTELNFNTIGFMGAMISNLAFVFRNIFSKKGMKGMSVSGMNYYACLSIMSLLILTPFAIAVEGPKVWAAGWQSAVSQIGPNFVWWVAAQSVFYHLYNQVSYMSLDQISPLTFSIGNTMKRISVIVSSILIFHTPVQPINALGAAIAILGTFLYSQAKQ; encoded by the exons ATGATCTCTTTAACGAAATGCTCAGCGTCATCGCTCACTTGTTCTTCTTTCTCAACCAGAAAACTTCCCCTGGCAAGGCCTCAACTTCTCACATTACCAACCATTAACAACGTTGAACAAAGCACAAATCCCTCTCGGTTGTGCTCCCAGAAACCGCTCTACCTTTCATCCACAGAGAGCTTGGCATTGGTGAAGAGAAAGAGGGTGACGGAATGCCAGGCCTATGAGGCTGACAGGTCACGCCCCATAGAGATTAACATTGAGCTGCCGGGTGAAGATGCTGCTCAGAGGGCGAAGATTGGGGTGTATTTTGCCACCTGGTGGGCTTTGAATGTGGTGTTCAACATCTACAATAAGAAGGTTTTGAATGCTTTTCCTTACCCCTGGCTCACCTCCACTCTCTCCCTCGCTGCCGGCTCCCTCATGATGTTAATCTCCTGGGCCACCAGAGTTGCTGAAGTCCCAAAAGTTAACTTCGATTTCTGGAAGGCCTTGTTTCCT GTTGCGGTGGCACACACAATTGGGCATGTTGCTGCAACTGTGAGCATGTCCAAGGTTGCTGTCTCTTTCACTCACATCATCAAGAGTGGAGAGCCTGCTTTCAGTGTCTTGGTGTCAAGGTTCTTGCTTGGGGAAGCATTCCCAATGCCGGTCTATCTGTCACTGGTGCCAATCATTGGCGGTTGTGCACTAGCTGCTGTAACTGAACTCAATTTCAACACGATTG GCTTCATGGGGGCTATGATATCCAATTTGGCATTTGTCTTCAGGAATATATTCTCAAAGAAAGGAATGAAGGGGATGTCTGTTAGTGGAATGAACTACTATGCCTGTCTTTCCATAATGTCTCTGTTGATCCTCACACCTTTTGCCATTGCTGTTGAAGGCCCCAAGGTTTGGGCTGCAGGCTGGCAATCAGCTGTGTCTCAGATTGGTCCAAATTTTGTATG GTGGGTAGCTGCTCAGAGTGTCTTCTATCACTTGTACAATCAAGTTTCTTATATGTCTCTCGATCAGATTTCTCCCTTAACATTCAGCATTGGAAACACAATGAAAAGGATTTCGGTCATCGTCTCTTCTATTCTTATATTTCACACCCCTGTTCAGCCCATCAATGCTCTTGGTGCTGCCATTGCAATTCTTGGCACCTTCCTCTATTCACAG GCCAAACAGTGA
- the LOC106774579 gene encoding E3 ubiquitin-protein ligase RHF1A produces MENFTSSSSLSPFPSISAPSSSALFDDSFEDSCSICLESFTIHEPSTVTRCKHEYHLHCILEWSQRSQECPICWQSLALKDPASQELLAAVEDEKRLRSRKAATFRTRLEQYAYEDDLFSDDSDSDDQIMRRLVAAANRVRRVHRQERNRSPGAGPSDVLDINSSIHVSELQTTLTTSPSEGSLPASAVTSTLNSQPPVSNTTPESASRPNTYEMFSFSESFKSKFSAASTRYKESISKGTRGLKEKLLAHNVSVKELSKGVQREMNAGIAGVARMIERLDLSKRSNSPIIPIHSEGTSDFPNEGKKYAGENGIGGSPSKESEGAVHDVSSDVPFVTGVQSFGPGWKR; encoded by the exons ATGGAAAACTtcacctcttcttcttctctgtcACCCTTTCCATCCATATCAGCTCCATCTTCTTCTGCACTTTTCGACGACTCTTTCGAAGACTCCTGCAGTATATGCCTAGAGTCCTTCACCATTCATGAACCATCCACT GTTACTCGTTGCAAACATGAATATCATCTGCATTGCATTCTTGAGTG gtcACAAAGAAGCCAAGAATGCCCAATTTGTTGGCAATCCCTTGCTTTGAAAGACCCTGCCAG CCAAGAGCTTCTAGCTGCAGTTGAAGATGAAAAACGCTTGAGATCAAGAAAGGCTGCTACTTTTCGTACCCGTCTTGAACAGTATGCCTAT GAGGATGACTTGTTCTCAGACGACTCTGATTCTGATGACCAGATTATGAGGCGCCTAGTTGCTGCTGCAAATAGAGTCCGTCGTGTTCATAGACAGGAAAGGAACAGATCACCTGGTGCTGGTCCATCAGATGTTCTTGATATTAACTCTTCCATACATGTATCTGAGTTGCAAACAACACTAACAACTTCACCATCCGAGGGTAGTTTGCCTGCCTCGGCAGTAACATCTACACTTAATAGTCAACCTCCGGTATCAAACACTACACCCGAAAGTGCAAGCCGACCAAACACTTATGAGATGTTTTCCTTCTCAGAATCATTCAAATCCAAATTTTCTGCTGCTTCAACCAG ATATAAGGAATCAATTTCTAAAGGTACACGGGGCCTCAAAGAGAAGTTACTTGCCCATAATGTCTCAGTAAAAGAGCTGAGTAAAGGTGTTCAGCGTGAGATGAATGCAGGCATTGCCGGAGTTGCACGGATGATTGAACGCCTTGATCTTTCAAAACGGTCCAATTCTCCTATCATTCCAATCCATAGTGAGGGAACTTCAGACTTCCCAAATGAAGGGAAGAAGTATGCTGGAGAGAATGGCATTGGGGGTTCTCCAAGTAAAGAGAGTGAAGGTGCAGTTCATGATGTTAGTTCAGATGTCCCATTTGTCACTGGCGTGCAATCTTTTGGTCCAG GGTGGAAACGATAA
- the LOC106775510 gene encoding peroxiredoxin-2F, mitochondrial isoform X3 has translation MFLFKELAHGTKLLLLMSLPTLLQDKKVVIFGIPVGYILEFSMLHFQVLEGAFTGVCSEEHVPTYMDNADKFKAKGIDFVICVAINDPYTMNEWAEKLQGNDTIEFYGDFDGSFHRSLKLATDLSNVLLGTRSERWSAYVVDGVIKALNVEEDPSVVTVSAAQTILEQI, from the exons ATGTTTCTCTTCAAAGAGCTCGCACATGGGACCAAG TTACTGTTACTAATGTCTCTCCCCACCTTGCTTCAGGACAAGAAAGTCGTCATATTTGGAATCCCGGTGGgttatatattagaattttcTATGCTTCATTTTCAAGTGTTGGAA GGTGCATTCACAGGAGTCTGTTCAGAAGAACATGTTCCAACTTACATGGATAATGCTGACAAGTTTAAGGCTAAGGGGATCGATTTTGTTATCTGTGTTGCAATTAACGATCCATATACTATGAATGAGTGGGCAGAGAAGCTTCAAGGCAATGATACT ATTGAGTTTTATGGGGACTTCGATGGCAGCTTTCACAGAAGTTTGAAATTAGCCACTGATCTCTCTAATGTTTTGCTTGGAACTCGTTCTGAAAG ATGGTCAGCATATGTAGTAGATGGAGTGATTAAGGCTCTAAATGTTGAAGAAGATCCATCTGTTGTTACAGTTTCTGCTGCACAGACCATTTTGGAACAGATTTGA